From one Microlunatus sp. Gsoil 973 genomic stretch:
- a CDS encoding MarR family winged helix-turn-helix transcriptional regulator has product MSNEAVSQDAGHTEREDSRRPGDDAAAEPRWLSESELQVWRALTLLIARLPSALESQLQRDSGLSFVEYYVLAGLSDAPQRTMRMSQLAMFTYSELSRLSHVMTRLERRGLVRREPDPTDGRCTNAILTDEGYELLVAAAPRHVTTARELVVDALDSDQLQELGRISERIVASIDGRLERETIAREA; this is encoded by the coding sequence ATGTCCAACGAAGCCGTCTCCCAGGACGCCGGACATACCGAGCGCGAGGACAGCCGGCGGCCCGGCGATGACGCCGCCGCCGAGCCGCGCTGGCTCTCGGAGTCCGAACTCCAGGTCTGGCGTGCCCTCACCCTGTTGATCGCGCGGCTTCCCTCGGCACTTGAATCGCAGTTGCAACGCGACTCAGGGCTGAGCTTCGTCGAGTACTACGTGCTCGCCGGGCTGTCGGATGCACCGCAGCGCACGATGCGGATGAGCCAATTGGCGATGTTCACCTATTCCGAACTGTCCCGGCTCTCCCATGTGATGACTCGGCTGGAGCGACGCGGCCTGGTCCGCCGGGAACCCGATCCGACCGACGGCCGGTGCACCAACGCGATCCTGACCGATGAGGGATACGAGCTGCTCGTCGCGGCCGCTCCGCGTCACGTCACCACGGCCCGCGAGCTGGTCGTCGACGCCCTTGACAGCGACCAACTTCAGGAACTGGGCCGGATCAGTGAGCGGATCGTGGCCAGCATCGACGGGCGTCTGGAACGGGAGACGATCGCCCGGGAGGCATGA
- a CDS encoding NADPH-dependent FMN reductase, which produces MSDLKIAIILGSTRPGRNGKAVADWVLAKASERSGAQYELVDLADYPLPHLDEVMPPSVGQYQNAHTLAWAEKIAGYDGFIFVTPEYNHSTSAVLKNAIDYLYAEWNNKAAGFVSYGSLGGARAIEHLRGVASELQIAHVRQQLSFSLFHDFENFSEFNPGPQHEESAKVLFDQLEAWATALKPVRQAA; this is translated from the coding sequence GTGAGTGACCTGAAGATTGCGATCATCCTCGGTAGCACCCGGCCTGGCCGCAACGGCAAGGCCGTCGCCGACTGGGTGTTGGCCAAGGCGTCCGAACGGTCCGGCGCCCAGTACGAACTGGTCGATCTCGCCGACTACCCGCTTCCCCACCTCGATGAGGTGATGCCTCCGTCGGTCGGGCAGTACCAGAACGCGCACACCTTGGCGTGGGCGGAGAAGATCGCCGGCTACGACGGCTTCATCTTCGTAACTCCGGAGTACAACCACTCCACCTCGGCAGTGCTGAAGAACGCCATCGACTACCTCTACGCCGAGTGGAACAACAAGGCTGCGGGCTTCGTCAGCTACGGGTCACTGGGTGGCGCCCGCGCCATAGAGCACCTGCGGGGCGTCGCATCGGAGCTGCAGATCGCCCACGTCCGTCAACAGCTTTCCTTCTCGCTGTTCCACGACTTCGAGAACTTCTCCGAGTTCAACCCGGGCCCCCAGCACGAAGAGTCCGCCAAGGTTCTCTTCGACCAGCTCGAGGCCTGGGCCACGGCGCTCAAGCCGGTGCGCCAGGCGGCATGA
- a CDS encoding response regulator transcription factor has protein sequence MTRVLVIEDEESYREATSYMLRKEGFEVVEAADGTRGLAEFDRVGADIVLLDLMMPGLPGTEVCRQLRARSAVPVIMVTARDSEVDKVVGLELGADDYVTKPFSHRELVARIRAVLRRGQDVELLPDIVESSGVRMDVERHEVSVNGERVKLALKEFELLEMLLRNAGRVMTRGQLIDRIWGADYVGDTKTLDVHVKRLRTKIEPDPANPTLLVTVRGLGYKFEG, from the coding sequence ATGACCCGTGTGCTGGTGATCGAGGACGAAGAGTCCTATCGCGAAGCCACGTCCTACATGCTGCGCAAGGAAGGCTTCGAGGTGGTCGAGGCCGCCGACGGAACCAGGGGCCTTGCCGAGTTCGACCGGGTCGGCGCCGACATCGTGCTGCTCGACCTGATGATGCCGGGGCTCCCCGGCACGGAGGTCTGCCGGCAGCTTCGGGCGCGGTCCGCCGTCCCGGTGATCATGGTCACTGCCCGCGACTCCGAAGTGGACAAGGTCGTCGGCCTGGAACTGGGCGCCGACGACTATGTCACCAAGCCGTTCAGCCACCGCGAGCTCGTCGCCAGGATCCGCGCCGTATTGCGGCGGGGCCAGGACGTCGAACTGTTGCCCGACATCGTCGAATCCTCCGGTGTCCGGATGGACGTCGAGCGGCATGAGGTGTCGGTCAACGGGGAGCGGGTGAAGCTGGCGCTCAAGGAGTTCGAACTGCTGGAGATGCTGCTGCGCAACGCCGGACGCGTGATGACTCGGGGCCAACTGATCGACCGCATCTGGGGTGCCGACTACGTCGGTGACACCAAGACCCTCGACGTGCACGTGAAGCGGTTGCGGACCAAGATCGAACCCGATCCGGCCAACCCCACACTGCTGGTCACGGTACGGGGCCTTGGTTACAAGTTCGAGGGCTGA
- a CDS encoding cell wall metabolism sensor histidine kinase WalK, whose amino-acid sequence MNAGAVGLGLAVGLLVGGFAVWLLSNRKRSSDAANDQSSQQHRAVPEGVSEVLSAIGSSAVLVGPDGAIVEATRQARSLGLVRGSRLVVPVLQTMVRDVREDGVARSAELEFKRGGSGSVEVVIKARVAPLGRGLIVVVAEDLTAARRVEATRRDFVANVSHELKTPIGAVALLAEAVAEAADDPEAVHRFAARLSIESDRLSELVQQIIDLSRVQADDPLAHAEMVEVDDVLKDAIQRYGADAERREISVTVGGEHGSTVLGSHDQLVVAVGNLIANAIIYSDPGARVAVAASTAKRDQDEIVKITVSDNGIGISRADIGRIFERFYRVDFARSRANGGTGLGLSIVKHIVAAHGGDVSVWSQPGQGSTFTLSLPTPAVGQHSPDGRPRSDAEPAPSRTSEPQEIVR is encoded by the coding sequence GTGAACGCGGGAGCTGTCGGTCTGGGGCTGGCCGTCGGGCTGCTGGTCGGCGGTTTCGCCGTCTGGCTGCTCAGCAACCGGAAGCGATCCTCCGACGCCGCGAACGATCAGTCGTCGCAGCAGCACCGGGCGGTGCCGGAGGGGGTGTCTGAGGTGCTCTCTGCGATCGGGTCGTCGGCGGTACTGGTCGGACCCGACGGTGCGATCGTGGAAGCCACCAGACAGGCCAGGTCCCTCGGCCTGGTGCGTGGCAGCCGGCTGGTGGTGCCAGTGTTGCAGACGATGGTCCGGGACGTCCGCGAGGACGGGGTGGCTCGCAGCGCGGAACTCGAGTTCAAGCGGGGCGGCTCGGGAAGTGTCGAAGTCGTGATCAAGGCCAGAGTCGCACCGCTGGGCAGGGGATTGATCGTCGTCGTCGCCGAGGACCTGACGGCCGCCCGGCGGGTGGAAGCGACCCGGCGCGACTTCGTCGCCAATGTCAGCCACGAACTCAAGACACCGATCGGAGCCGTCGCACTGCTCGCCGAGGCCGTGGCCGAGGCAGCCGACGATCCCGAGGCGGTCCATCGGTTCGCCGCCAGGCTGTCGATCGAGTCGGACCGGCTCAGCGAACTCGTGCAACAGATCATCGATCTGTCCCGCGTCCAGGCCGACGATCCGCTGGCGCACGCCGAGATGGTCGAGGTCGACGATGTGCTCAAGGACGCCATCCAGCGGTACGGCGCGGACGCCGAACGCCGCGAGATCTCGGTAACGGTCGGCGGGGAGCACGGAAGCACGGTGCTGGGCAGCCACGACCAGTTGGTCGTGGCGGTCGGGAACCTGATCGCCAATGCGATCATCTATTCCGACCCCGGAGCGCGGGTCGCCGTCGCGGCATCAACAGCGAAACGTGATCAGGACGAGATCGTCAAGATCACCGTCTCCGACAACGGGATCGGAATCTCCCGGGCCGACATCGGGCGGATCTTCGAACGGTTCTACCGGGTCGACTTCGCCCGCAGTCGGGCCAACGGTGGAACCGGGCTCGGCCTGTCCATCGTCAAGCACATCGTCGCTGCCCACGGTGGCGACGTCTCGGTCTGGAGCCAGCCGGGGCAGGGCTCGACCTTCACCCTGTCCCTGCCGACGCCGGCAGTAGGCCAGCACTCGCCCGACGGCCGTCCTCGCAGCGACGCGGAGCCGGCGCCCAGCCGTACATCCGAACCACAGGAGATCGTCAGATGA
- the phoU gene encoding phosphate signaling complex protein PhoU has product MRDSYQEELNEVLDDLVSVSNAVSTAVQDATSALLDADIHLAETVISGDSEIDVTCSAVEDHTFSLLALQAPVASELRLMVATLRMIAELERTGDLAAHIAKIARMRYPERAVPEGLRPNFVRMGEVAQQMVTTAGSALKQRDVATARNLLEQDQEMDELRRSQFRTLLGDDWPYGVEAAVDVALLGRYFERIADHAVSLARRIVFVVTGELPDGDVWAEAEQSGSRGWPVADAEH; this is encoded by the coding sequence ATGCGGGATTCCTACCAGGAGGAACTCAACGAGGTCCTGGACGACCTCGTGAGCGTCTCGAACGCCGTCTCAACGGCCGTACAGGACGCAACCAGCGCTCTGCTGGACGCAGACATCCACCTCGCGGAGACCGTGATCAGTGGCGACTCCGAGATCGACGTCACCTGTTCGGCGGTCGAAGACCACACGTTCTCGCTTCTTGCCCTGCAAGCACCGGTGGCCAGCGAGCTGCGCCTGATGGTCGCCACCCTGCGGATGATCGCCGAATTGGAACGGACCGGTGATCTTGCGGCCCACATCGCCAAGATCGCCAGGATGCGCTATCCCGAACGCGCCGTACCCGAGGGCCTGCGTCCCAACTTCGTACGGATGGGTGAGGTCGCGCAGCAGATGGTGACGACTGCCGGAAGCGCGCTGAAGCAGCGCGATGTCGCAACGGCCAGGAATCTGCTCGAGCAGGACCAGGAGATGGACGAGCTACGCAGGTCCCAGTTCCGCACCCTGCTCGGCGACGACTGGCCCTACGGCGTGGAGGCCGCAGTCGACGTCGCCCTGCTGGGCAGGTACTTCGAGCGGATCGCCGACCATGCGGTCTCACTGGCCCGTCGGATCGTCTTCGTCGTGACCGGGGAACTCCCGGACGGAGACGTCTGGGCCGAGGCGGAGCAGTCGGGCAGCCGCGGCTGGCCGGTCGCCGACGCCGAGCACTGA
- the pstS gene encoding phosphate ABC transporter substrate-binding protein PstS, translating into MKLKRLIIPAVLAASFGLAACGGNAEAGTGTTPTGATPTGTATAGQSSPATNSAPTELSGKIAAGGSSAQQVAQQVWRAGFSQQYPDVTISYDPVGSGTGQENFVSGAYTFAGSDSVLDDATVAKANSQCGGDPIEFPVYVSPIAVAYHLDGVTSLNLDAETVAKIFSGRTTRWNDPAITRLNAGVNLPNTTITPVHRSDSSGTTWNFTDYLHQAAPKAWKSAADTDWPSTKGESAEGTSGVVGAAQGGNGTIAYIDDSGVRSTKLSVAKIKVGPKFVAPSAEGAAAALASSEQIDGTASSILTFNLNRTTTDPGEYPIFMASNVIACQSYDDPTTTAIIKAWLSHVISADGQKAAAANAYSAPLPSEIVAKEQAIVDQMG; encoded by the coding sequence TTGAAGCTCAAGAGACTCATCATCCCGGCCGTTCTCGCCGCCTCGTTCGGGCTGGCGGCCTGCGGCGGCAACGCCGAAGCAGGAACCGGCACGACACCCACCGGCGCAACACCCACGGGCACCGCAACCGCCGGACAGAGCAGCCCGGCCACGAACTCCGCGCCCACCGAGCTGAGCGGCAAGATCGCTGCCGGAGGTTCGTCGGCCCAGCAGGTGGCCCAGCAGGTCTGGCGCGCAGGTTTCAGCCAGCAGTACCCCGACGTGACCATCAGCTACGACCCGGTCGGTTCGGGCACAGGCCAGGAGAACTTCGTCAGCGGCGCGTACACCTTCGCCGGCTCCGATTCGGTGCTGGACGACGCGACCGTGGCCAAGGCGAATTCGCAGTGCGGCGGAGATCCGATCGAATTCCCGGTCTACGTCTCCCCGATCGCCGTCGCCTACCACTTGGACGGCGTGACCTCACTCAACCTTGATGCCGAGACCGTCGCCAAGATCTTCAGCGGCCGGACCACCCGATGGAACGACCCGGCGATCACCAGGCTGAACGCCGGCGTGAACCTGCCGAACACCACGATCACCCCGGTGCACCGCTCTGACAGCTCGGGCACCACGTGGAACTTCACCGACTATCTGCACCAGGCGGCACCGAAAGCGTGGAAGTCCGCTGCCGACACCGATTGGCCCAGCACCAAGGGTGAATCGGCAGAGGGCACCTCGGGCGTCGTCGGGGCGGCACAGGGCGGCAACGGCACGATCGCCTACATCGACGACTCCGGCGTCCGGAGCACCAAGCTCAGCGTCGCCAAGATCAAGGTCGGCCCGAAGTTCGTCGCCCCGTCGGCTGAGGGTGCTGCAGCAGCACTGGCGTCCTCGGAACAGATCGACGGGACCGCGTCGTCGATCCTCACCTTCAATCTGAACCGGACGACCACCGATCCGGGTGAGTATCCGATCTTCATGGCCTCGAACGTGATCGCCTGCCAGTCCTACGATGACCCAACGACCACGGCTATCATCAAGGCCTGGCTCAGCCACGTCATCTCCGCCGATGGCCAGAAGGCGGCCGCAGCCAACGCGTACTCGGCCCCGCTACCGTCGGAGATCGTCGCCAAGGAGCAGGCGATCGTCGACCAAATGGGCTGA
- the pstC gene encoding phosphate ABC transporter permease subunit PstC: MSITTERPALVEQSSGPDPFAETSNRRHAVGDSIFFTIAVAAGLTILIALVAVFLFLLTQGARGFTAGADVFGPAATNFAYYAGKLLFGTVLAALLAMIIAVPFAIGLALFISHYAPRRLAVPVAYLIDILAAVPSVVYGLWGARTLAPASHGLQTWLNSHLGWIPIFGGQVSATGRTILVAALVLAIMVLPITTAICREVFQRTPKLLEEAALGLGATRWEMIKYAVFPHARSGMVAGTMLGLGRALGETMAVAMVMSASPQVTFRLLTSNNPATIASNIAAKYQAEDVRIQVVLIATGLVLFVFTFLVNFAARAIVHRSERNFR, translated from the coding sequence GTGAGCATCACCACGGAGCGTCCGGCACTGGTCGAGCAGTCGTCCGGACCCGACCCGTTCGCGGAAACGTCGAACCGGCGTCACGCTGTCGGCGACAGCATCTTCTTCACGATCGCCGTGGCGGCAGGGCTGACGATCCTGATCGCGCTTGTCGCGGTGTTCCTCTTTCTTCTCACGCAGGGCGCGCGTGGCTTCACCGCCGGCGCCGACGTCTTCGGGCCGGCCGCCACCAACTTCGCCTACTACGCGGGCAAGCTGCTCTTCGGCACAGTTCTTGCCGCGCTGCTGGCCATGATCATCGCCGTCCCGTTCGCGATCGGCCTGGCGCTGTTCATCTCCCACTACGCGCCGCGGCGGTTGGCCGTGCCGGTTGCTTACCTGATCGACATCCTCGCCGCCGTGCCCTCGGTCGTCTACGGCCTGTGGGGTGCCCGGACCCTGGCACCGGCAAGCCATGGCCTGCAGACCTGGCTGAACAGTCATCTCGGCTGGATCCCGATCTTCGGCGGCCAGGTGTCGGCAACCGGGCGGACCATCCTGGTGGCGGCTCTGGTGCTCGCCATCATGGTGCTGCCGATCACGACGGCGATCTGCCGCGAGGTCTTCCAGCGCACACCGAAGCTCCTCGAGGAGGCGGCACTCGGTCTGGGAGCCACGCGGTGGGAGATGATCAAATACGCCGTGTTCCCGCACGCCCGGTCCGGAATGGTCGCCGGGACGATGCTGGGACTCGGCCGGGCGCTGGGCGAGACGATGGCTGTGGCGATGGTGATGAGTGCAAGTCCCCAGGTGACCTTCCGGTTGCTCACCAGCAACAATCCCGCCACCATCGCGTCCAACATCGCCGCGAAGTACCAGGCCGAGGACGTACGGATCCAGGTGGTGTTGATCGCCACCGGCCTGGTGCTGTTCGTCTTCACCTTCCTGGTCAACTTCGCCGCCCGTGCGATCGTTCATCGCAGCGAGAGGAACTTCCGATGA
- the pstA gene encoding phosphate ABC transporter permease PstA, which translates to MTVVDQTPVEPSSPMVNRELVFTGRRMPRRAAPIAIIGGLILAGLLVAVGVGPVGAVVLAVIAVDTALPVWTWIVVNRRAATDRLITCLVWTALLTAMSPLVWLLITTVASGLPVINGHFLSQDMQTTLNPVTFKIEVGGGVLHALVGTLLVTLGAIIISVPVGLMCAIYLVEYGRGRRLASIVTILVDVMTGIPSIVAGLFALALFAQFVGIGTRMGVMGSIALSLLMIPTVVRSTEEMIRLVPDDLREAAYALGVPRWRTIVKVVIPTSIGGIVTGVMLAISRVIGETAPLLVAIGSIDVLQTNMFSGRIETLPVFIMTQYQTSTPQGYAYAWGGALLLILIVMVLNVLARVTGTIFTPKSSR; encoded by the coding sequence ATGACCGTCGTCGACCAGACGCCGGTCGAGCCGAGCAGCCCGATGGTGAATCGCGAGCTGGTGTTCACCGGACGTCGGATGCCACGACGCGCCGCACCCATCGCGATCATCGGTGGGCTGATCCTGGCCGGGCTGCTGGTCGCCGTCGGCGTCGGTCCGGTCGGTGCGGTCGTCCTTGCGGTCATCGCCGTCGACACCGCCCTGCCGGTGTGGACGTGGATCGTGGTGAACCGCCGCGCCGCGACCGACCGATTGATCACCTGCCTGGTGTGGACGGCCCTGCTGACCGCGATGTCTCCGCTGGTGTGGTTGTTGATCACCACTGTGGCCTCCGGCCTCCCGGTGATCAACGGTCACTTTCTGAGCCAGGACATGCAGACCACGCTCAACCCGGTGACGTTCAAGATCGAGGTCGGCGGCGGTGTGCTGCACGCCCTGGTCGGAACGCTGCTGGTCACCCTGGGCGCCATCATCATCTCGGTGCCGGTCGGACTGATGTGCGCGATCTATCTGGTCGAGTACGGCCGGGGCAGGCGGTTGGCCAGCATCGTCACCATCCTGGTCGACGTGATGACGGGCATCCCGTCGATCGTCGCCGGCCTCTTCGCCCTGGCACTGTTCGCCCAGTTCGTCGGCATCGGCACCCGGATGGGCGTGATGGGTTCGATCGCCCTGTCCCTGTTGATGATCCCGACCGTCGTCCGGTCCACCGAGGAGATGATCCGGCTGGTGCCCGACGATCTCCGGGAGGCGGCGTATGCGCTCGGTGTGCCGCGATGGCGGACGATCGTGAAGGTCGTCATACCGACCAGCATCGGCGGCATCGTGACCGGCGTGATGCTCGCCATCAGCCGGGTGATCGGCGAGACGGCACCCCTGCTGGTCGCGATCGGCAGCATCGATGTCCTGCAGACGAACATGTTCAGCGGTCGGATCGAGACGCTGCCGGTGTTCATCATGACCCAGTACCAGACCAGCACTCCGCAGGGTTACGCGTACGCCTGGGGTGGTGCGCTGCTGTTGATCCTGATCGTCATGGTGCTCAACGTCCTCGCTCGCGTCACCGGCACCATCTTCACTCCGAAATCCAGCCGGTAA
- the pstB gene encoding phosphate ABC transporter ATP-binding protein PstB, with protein sequence MAQAIEVSDLDIFYGDFMAVQGVSMMIRPRSVTAFIGPSGCGKSTFLRTLNRMHEVVPGARVKGKVTIGGQDVYAPTVDPVAVRRKVGMVFQRPNPFPTMSIYDNVIAGSRLNSRRLSKARADSIVEQSLRRANLWNEVKDRLGKPGMGLSGGQQQRLCIARAIAVEPEVLLMDEPCSALDPISTSAIEDLIHELKAEYTIVIVTHNMQQAARVSDETGFFNLKATGQPGHLVEFDVTQEMFTKPTLPETEAYISGRFG encoded by the coding sequence ATGGCACAAGCAATCGAGGTCAGCGATCTCGACATCTTCTACGGCGACTTCATGGCTGTCCAGGGCGTGTCCATGATGATCAGGCCGAGGTCGGTCACCGCGTTCATCGGGCCGTCCGGATGCGGCAAGTCGACCTTCCTGCGGACGCTCAACCGGATGCACGAGGTCGTTCCGGGCGCGCGGGTGAAGGGCAAGGTCACCATCGGCGGCCAGGACGTCTACGCGCCCACCGTCGACCCGGTCGCGGTCCGCCGCAAGGTCGGCATGGTCTTCCAGCGGCCGAATCCGTTCCCGACGATGTCGATCTACGACAATGTGATCGCCGGCAGCAGGCTCAACTCCCGTCGCCTGTCGAAGGCCCGGGCCGACAGCATCGTCGAGCAGTCGCTGCGCCGGGCGAATCTCTGGAACGAGGTCAAGGACCGTCTCGGCAAGCCGGGAATGGGGCTCTCCGGTGGTCAGCAGCAGCGGTTGTGCATCGCCCGGGCGATCGCGGTCGAGCCGGAGGTGCTGCTGATGGACGAGCCGTGCTCGGCGTTGGATCCGATCTCGACCTCTGCCATCGAGGACCTGATCCACGAGCTGAAGGCCGAGTACACGATCGTCATCGTCACCCACAACATGCAGCAGGCCGCCCGGGTCTCCGACGAGACCGGATTCTTCAACCTGAAGGCCACCGGACAGCCGGGGCATCTGGTGGAGTTCGACGTCACCCAGGAGATGTTCACCAAGCCGACGCTGCCCGAGACCGAGGCGTACATCTCCGGCCGGTTCGGCTGA
- a CDS encoding phosphoglyceromutase, producing the protein MTFKLILLRHGESDWNAKNLFTGWVDVDLNDKGRDEARRGGELLLAEGLLPDVLHTSLLTRAIHTAQIALDVVGRPWLPVRRSWRLNERHYGALQGKDKAATLAEFGEEQFMIWRRSYDTPPPPIASDDEYANFADPRYASLPPEARPATECLKDVLARALPYWYDQIVPDLLDNKVVLVAAHGNSLRALVKHLDKISDSEVVGLNIPTGIPLLYELDEDLRPVPAGGRYLDPDAAAASIEAVKNQGRK; encoded by the coding sequence ATGACGTTTAAGTTGATCTTGCTCCGGCACGGCGAAAGCGATTGGAACGCCAAGAATCTCTTCACCGGCTGGGTGGATGTCGACCTCAACGACAAGGGCCGCGACGAGGCTCGACGAGGCGGGGAACTGCTGCTCGCCGAGGGGTTGTTGCCCGATGTGCTGCACACCTCGCTGCTGACCCGGGCAATCCACACGGCACAGATCGCCTTGGACGTCGTCGGGCGGCCGTGGCTGCCGGTACGCCGGTCGTGGCGGCTCAACGAGCGGCATTACGGTGCGCTGCAGGGCAAGGACAAGGCGGCGACCCTGGCCGAGTTCGGCGAGGAACAGTTCATGATCTGGCGACGGTCCTACGACACCCCGCCGCCGCCCATCGCATCCGACGACGAGTATGCCAACTTCGCCGATCCGCGGTACGCCTCGCTGCCGCCGGAGGCGCGACCGGCCACAGAATGTCTCAAGGACGTGCTTGCCCGGGCGCTGCCGTACTGGTACGACCAGATCGTCCCCGATCTGCTGGACAACAAGGTCGTCCTGGTTGCCGCCCACGGCAACTCGTTGCGGGCGCTGGTCAAGCATCTGGACAAGATCAGCGACTCCGAGGTCGTCGGACTGAACATCCCGACCGGGATTCCGTTGTTGTACGAGCTGGACGAGGACCTGCGGCCGGTCCCTGCCGGCGGCCGCTACCTCGACCCCGACGCGGCCGCCGCCTCCATCGAAGCGGTCAAGAACCAGGGCCGGAAGTAG